From a single Miscanthus floridulus cultivar M001 chromosome 8, ASM1932011v1, whole genome shotgun sequence genomic region:
- the LOC136468569 gene encoding leucine-rich repeat receptor-like kinase protein THICK TASSEL DWARF1 — MEVVDVYDNNLTGPLLSLGRSHARLRHLHLGGNNFLGGIPKEYGDMKGLEYLFLNELGELKALVTLDMAHCNLQGPIPLELGHLTQIKVLFLFSNNLVGEILAELGSLKNLMSLDLSFNQLTGEIPTSFADLITLKLLNLIGNKLQGAIPEFVGELYQLEILHVWQNNLTRELPAYLGKNGRLLELDVMDNQLSSTIPSYLYAGRQLWSLILMQNKLSGPIPEDLDNCKTLAKVHLNNNFLCGSIPTGLFYLPMNDILDLSNNLLSGELSEVIPSPGLSLLLVASNNLSGPMLLEIGHLKKLSLLNASANALTAGVPRELSHCESLTVLDLSHNQLTGEIPKEITSLKVLTMLNLLRNRIAGELLVELGEMISLSKLDVSYNDLSGRVYWGLVSHRVAMVGEHNI, encoded by the exons ATGGAGGTCGTTGACGTCTATGACAACAACCTCACCGGCCCCCTCCTGTCTTTGGGGAGGTCGCACGCAAGGCTACGCCACCTGCACCTCGGCGGGAACAACTTCCTAGGTGGTATACCCAAGGAGTACGGCGACATGAAGGGGCTCGAGTACCTCTTCCTCAATG AGTTGGGCGAGCTCAAGGCCCTTGTCACGCTTGACATGGCCCACTGCAATCTCCAAGGACCTATCCCTCTGGAGCTCGGCCACCTCACTCAGATCAAAGTGCTATTCTTATTCTCTAATAACTTGGTCGGCGAAATCCTGGCCGAGCTTGGCAGCCTCAAGAACCTCATGTCCCTAGATCTCTCCTTCAACCAGCTTACCGGCGAGATACCGACAAGCTTTGCCGATCTAATCACACTAAAACTACTCAATCTAATTGGGAACAAACTCCAAGGCGCAATCCCAGAGTTTGTCGGGGAATTGTATCAGTTGGAAATCCTCCATGTATGGCAAAACAACCTTACCAGGGAGCTCCCAGCATACCTAGGCAAGAACGGTAGGCTGCTGGAGTTGGATGTCATGGACAACCAGCTCAGCAGCACCATACCGTCCTACCTCTACGCCGGGAGGCAGCTTTGGTCTCTCATTCTGATGCAGAACAAGCTTTCTGGGCCAATCCCTGAAGACCTCGATAATTGTAAGACCCTTGCCAAAGTTCACCTGAACAACAACTTCCTTTGTGGTTCCATTCCAACAGGCCTTTTTTATCTCCCCATGAATGACATCTTGGACTTGAGCAATAACTTACTCTCAGGGGAGCTCTCGGAGGTGATCCCTAGTCCTGGGCTAAGTTTGTTGTTAGTGGCGTCCAATAATCTGTCCGGTCCTATGCTGCTGGAGATCGGCCATCTCAAGAAGTTGTCCTTGCTCAATGCCAGTGCCAATGCGCTCACTGCCGGCGTTCCACGAGAGCTCAGCCACTGCGAGTCGCTGACAGTGCTAGACCTCAGTCACAACCAACTCACCGGCGAGATACCAAAAGAGATCACAAGCTTGAAGGTTCTAACAATGCTGAACCTGTTGAGGAATAGAATCGCTGGTGAGCTTCTGGTGGAGCTCGGTGAGATGATCAGCCTCTCGAAGCTAGATGTGTCCTACAACGACCTCAGTGGCCGTGTCTATTGGGGTTTAGtctcacatcgtgtagcgatggtagGGGAGCATAACATATAA